In Candidatus Rokuibacteriota bacterium, the following are encoded in one genomic region:
- a CDS encoding PD40 domain-containing protein, protein MLQLGLTGSAWALVESIQARRRRAQAAAVPADARERRLANLRQLTFGGQNAEAYFDWTGTRLVFQSTRPPFGCDQIFTMRADGGDVRLVSTGKGRTTCAFFFPDGRRIIYASTHLGAPECPVAPDRSQGYVWPIYRSYEIFAADLDTGALTRLTHNDGYDAEGAVAPDGRRIVFTSLREGDLDLYTMDADGGHVRRLTEGIGYDGGPFFSWDGRHIVFRAARPAPGVDLDEYRSLLGQSLVRPRRLEIFYMRTDGSGLTQVTRNGAANFAPFMHPDSRQIVFSSNLHDPSGRSFSLYRVDADGGGLERLTWAESFASFPMFSRDGRQLVFCSNRGARAPRDLDIFIADWL, encoded by the coding sequence ATGCTGCAACTCGGGCTCACCGGCTCCGCCTGGGCGCTGGTGGAGTCCATCCAGGCCCGCCGACGCAGGGCCCAGGCCGCAGCGGTCCCCGCCGACGCCCGGGAGCGCCGGCTCGCGAATCTGCGGCAGCTCACCTTCGGCGGCCAGAACGCCGAGGCCTACTTCGACTGGACCGGCACCCGCCTCGTCTTCCAGTCCACGCGCCCGCCCTTCGGCTGTGACCAGATCTTCACCATGCGCGCCGACGGCGGCGACGTGCGCCTGGTCTCCACCGGCAAGGGACGCACCACCTGCGCCTTCTTCTTCCCCGACGGCCGGCGCATCATCTACGCCTCGACACATCTCGGCGCGCCCGAGTGCCCCGTGGCGCCAGACCGGTCGCAGGGGTATGTCTGGCCCATCTACCGCTCCTACGAGATCTTCGCTGCCGACCTCGACACGGGCGCCCTGACACGGCTCACCCACAACGACGGGTACGACGCCGAGGGGGCCGTCGCGCCGGACGGCCGGCGCATCGTGTTCACCTCGCTGCGGGAGGGGGACCTCGACCTCTACACGATGGACGCGGATGGGGGCCACGTGCGGCGGCTCACCGAGGGCATCGGTTACGACGGCGGGCCCTTCTTCTCCTGGGACGGACGGCACATCGTCTTCCGCGCTGCCCGTCCGGCCCCGGGGGTCGATCTCGACGAGTACCGGTCGCTGCTGGGCCAGTCGCTGGTGCGGCCGCGGCGCCTAGAGATCTTCTACATGCGGACGGACGGCAGCGGTCTCACCCAGGTCACGCGGAACGGCGCCGCCAACTTCGCCCCCTTCATGCATCCGGACTCCCGGCAGATCGTCTTCTCGTCGAATCTCCACGACCCCTCGGGGCGGAGCTTCTCGCTCTACCGGGTGGACGCTGACGGCGGGGGGCTCGAGCGGCTCACCTGGGCCGAGTCGTTCGCCTCGTTCCCCATGTTCTCCCGCGACGGTCGCCAGCTCGTCTTCTGCAGCAATCGCGGCGCCCGCGCCCCGCGCGACCTCGACATCTTCATCGCCGACTGGCTCTAG
- a CDS encoding M28 family peptidase, giving the protein MSLRALVLVLALTATQACATAPSPQSPTWLLEQVKRLSAPDTEGRASGTEGADRAAAHAVSVFRQAGLRPGGDAGGYLQPFQVTTGIRLGPANALRILAPAPLGLTLGRDYTPLAVSADGTVESDLVFAGYGITAPELGYDDYAGLEVRDRVVLVLSREPRGRDPSSPFRRPEAYHYSERSHKVINARQHGARAILLVEHPEAEAERLPRLAGISQPWGVLAAFVTRAVADSLLAPAGKKLGALAAAIDQAMAPRSLSVAGMRVRLEVSLTRERGTAVNVVGILPGTDPALADQAVLIGAHYDHLGRGGEGSLAPDLLGTIHPGADDNASGTAAVLGMARAFAAAGGAPRTLVFVAFAGEEMGLLGSAHQVAHPPLPLDRIALMLNLDMVGRLREGKLYASGVDSGTGLRALVTEAARGLPLDLQLRGDPHAPSDHTSFYARGRPVVFLTTGAHEEYHRPSDTWEKISAQGLETVTAFATRLVGAVAAAPAAPTYVKIEAPPARGPRAGGYGPYLGVIPEFGESPRPGVKVSSVRAGSPAEKAGVRAGDLIVRFGPVTVKTLNDLTFALRAQRPGDRVELRLLRDGAEERVEAVLQERRQ; this is encoded by the coding sequence GTGAGCCTCCGTGCGCTGGTCCTCGTCCTGGCCCTGACGGCAACTCAGGCCTGCGCCACCGCGCCCTCACCCCAGTCCCCGACGTGGCTGCTGGAGCAGGTCAAGAGGCTCTCCGCCCCGGACACCGAGGGCCGCGCCTCGGGCACCGAGGGCGCCGACCGCGCCGCCGCGCATGCCGTCTCCGTCTTCCGCCAGGCAGGTCTCCGGCCTGGCGGGGATGCCGGAGGCTATCTCCAGCCCTTCCAGGTGACGACGGGGATCCGGCTGGGCCCGGCCAATGCGCTGCGGATCCTCGCGCCCGCGCCGCTCGGCCTCACGCTCGGACGGGACTACACGCCCCTGGCAGTCTCGGCAGACGGCACCGTCGAGAGCGACCTCGTCTTCGCCGGCTACGGCATCACGGCGCCGGAGCTCGGCTACGACGACTACGCGGGGCTCGAGGTGCGAGACCGGGTCGTGCTGGTCCTGAGCCGCGAGCCGCGGGGGCGGGACCCGTCGAGCCCGTTCAGACGGCCCGAGGCCTACCACTACTCCGAGCGCAGCCACAAGGTCATCAACGCCAGGCAACACGGCGCGCGCGCCATCCTGCTCGTGGAGCATCCGGAGGCCGAGGCGGAGCGCCTGCCGCGGCTGGCCGGCATCAGCCAGCCCTGGGGCGTGCTGGCGGCGTTCGTGACGCGGGCGGTCGCCGACTCGCTCCTGGCGCCAGCCGGCAAGAAGCTCGGCGCCCTGGCCGCGGCCATCGACCAGGCGATGGCCCCGCGCTCGCTGTCTGTGGCCGGGATGCGGGTCCGCCTCGAGGTGAGCCTCACCCGCGAGCGTGGGACGGCGGTCAACGTGGTCGGCATCCTCCCCGGCACCGACCCGGCCCTGGCCGACCAGGCCGTCCTGATCGGCGCCCACTACGATCACCTCGGCCGCGGCGGCGAGGGCTCCCTGGCCCCGGATCTGCTCGGCACCATCCATCCCGGCGCCGACGACAATGCCTCGGGCACGGCGGCCGTGCTCGGAATGGCCCGTGCCTTCGCCGCAGCCGGGGGGGCGCCGCGCACCCTGGTCTTCGTGGCCTTCGCGGGGGAGGAGATGGGGCTGCTCGGCTCGGCCCACCAGGTCGCGCACCCGCCGCTGCCGCTGGACCGCATCGCCCTCATGCTGAACCTGGACATGGTGGGGCGGCTGCGTGAGGGGAAGCTCTATGCCTCCGGAGTGGACAGCGGCACCGGGCTGCGCGCCCTCGTCACCGAGGCCGCCCGGGGACTGCCCCTGGATCTCCAGCTCCGTGGGGATCCCCACGCGCCCTCGGATCACACCTCCTTCTACGCGCGCGGGCGGCCCGTCGTGTTCCTCACCACCGGCGCCCACGAGGAGTACCACCGGCCGTCGGACACCTGGGAGAAGATCTCGGCGCAGGGGCTTGAGACAGTGACCGCCTTCGCCACGCGGCTCGTGGGGGCCGTGGCAGCGGCCCCGGCGGCGCCGACCTATGTGAAGATCGAGGCCCCGCCGGCGCGCGGGCCGAGGGCCGGCGGGTACGGGCCGTATCTCGGCGTCATTCCAGAGTTCGGCGAGTCCCCGCGCCCCGGCGTCAAGGTCAGCTCCGTGCGCGCCGGCAGCCCGGCCGAGAAGGCCGGCGTCCGCGCGGGAGACCTCATCGTGAGATTCGGTCCCGTCACGGTAAAGACGCTCAACGACCTCACCTTCGCGCTGCGTGCCCAGCGCCCGGGCGACCGCGTTGAGCTGCGGCTCCTGCGCGACGGGGCGGAGGAGCGCGTCGAGGCCGTGCTCCAGGAGCGGCGGCAGTGA
- a CDS encoding aldehyde ferredoxin oxidoreductase family protein: protein MASGLTQKVLHVDLSSRRTRVEEIPEAILRTYMGGGALACHLLLRELPPRVDPLGPDNVLVFTTSVINGMSLSGTNRYTAAAKSPLTGGYGESEAGGWWAPELRAAGFDGLAIRGRSESPVYLWIKDGEVEFRDASAHWGRLSGEVQDGLEQELGDRRIRVLQTGVAGEKLVRFAAIVNQLKHFHGRSGLGAVMGSKRLKAIAVRGSKPPVAQDKAAAKTALSWFREHYDRAHDRFHQVGTAGGVLALEASGILPTRNFRDGSFEHARAISGQTMAETILVNRGTCYACAVACKREVEIKDEGVEPRYGGPEYETVAATGSLCGVGDLHAVARINQLMGQYVMDSISTGAVIAFAMECFEHGILTTQDTGGLELTWGNARAVETLVGMIGRREGLGDLLAEGARLAARRIGKGAERFALHVKGQELPMHDPRGKKGLSLAYAVSPTGADHMEAPHDPFYAGFHPQGHPLGSLGLIEPLDPLTLDAKKVRAFFVTQQVWSFYNCVGMCDFVGTPLNALGLEPLVDYVNGVTGWNLSLYEMMKVGERANTLMRLFNCREGFTPEDDLLPKRLHEGIGNGPLKGEKIDPAEFLAARRLYYEMAGWDPDTGRPTAAKLAELGLDEALARSAGA, encoded by the coding sequence ATGGCATCGGGCCTCACCCAGAAGGTCCTCCACGTGGATCTGTCGTCCCGCCGGACGCGTGTCGAGGAGATCCCCGAAGCCATCCTCCGCACGTACATGGGCGGAGGGGCGCTCGCCTGCCATCTCCTCCTCCGCGAGCTGCCCCCGCGGGTGGATCCCCTGGGTCCCGACAACGTGCTCGTCTTCACCACGAGCGTGATCAACGGGATGTCGCTGTCGGGCACCAACCGCTACACCGCCGCGGCCAAGTCACCCCTCACCGGCGGTTACGGCGAGTCGGAGGCGGGCGGCTGGTGGGCGCCCGAGCTGCGTGCGGCCGGCTTCGACGGGCTGGCCATCCGCGGGCGCTCCGAGAGCCCGGTGTATCTGTGGATCAAGGACGGCGAGGTCGAGTTCCGGGACGCGAGCGCCCACTGGGGGCGGCTGTCGGGCGAGGTGCAGGACGGGCTCGAGCAGGAGCTGGGCGACAGGCGCATCCGCGTGCTGCAGACCGGGGTGGCCGGCGAGAAGCTCGTGCGCTTCGCGGCCATCGTGAACCAGCTCAAGCACTTCCACGGCCGCTCGGGGCTCGGCGCCGTCATGGGGTCGAAGCGCCTCAAGGCCATCGCCGTGCGGGGCAGCAAGCCCCCCGTGGCGCAGGACAAGGCCGCGGCCAAGACGGCGCTCAGCTGGTTCCGCGAGCACTACGACCGCGCCCACGACCGCTTCCATCAGGTGGGCACGGCCGGCGGGGTGCTGGCGCTGGAGGCCAGCGGCATCCTGCCCACCCGCAACTTCCGCGACGGCTCCTTCGAGCACGCCCGGGCCATCAGCGGCCAGACGATGGCCGAGACCATCCTGGTCAACCGCGGCACCTGCTACGCCTGCGCCGTGGCCTGCAAGCGCGAGGTCGAGATCAAGGACGAGGGGGTGGAGCCCAGGTACGGCGGGCCCGAGTACGAGACCGTGGCCGCCACGGGGTCCCTCTGCGGCGTGGGCGATCTCCACGCCGTGGCCAGGATCAACCAGCTCATGGGGCAGTACGTGATGGACTCGATCTCCACGGGCGCCGTCATCGCCTTCGCCATGGAGTGCTTCGAGCACGGCATCCTGACGACGCAGGACACCGGCGGCCTCGAGCTGACCTGGGGCAATGCCCGGGCCGTCGAGACGCTGGTGGGCATGATCGGCCGGCGCGAGGGCCTCGGCGACCTCCTGGCCGAGGGGGCGCGCCTGGCGGCGCGGCGGATCGGCAAGGGCGCCGAGCGCTTCGCGCTGCACGTCAAGGGGCAGGAGCTGCCCATGCACGACCCGCGCGGCAAGAAGGGCCTCTCGCTGGCCTACGCGGTGTCGCCCACGGGGGCCGACCACATGGAGGCGCCCCACGATCCGTTCTACGCGGGCTTCCACCCCCAGGGGCACCCGCTTGGCTCGCTGGGGCTCATCGAGCCGCTGGACCCGCTGACGCTGGACGCCAAGAAGGTCCGTGCCTTCTTCGTCACCCAGCAGGTGTGGAGCTTCTACAACTGCGTCGGGATGTGCGACTTCGTCGGCACACCGCTCAACGCCCTCGGGCTCGAGCCGCTGGTCGACTACGTCAACGGGGTCACCGGCTGGAACCTGAGCCTCTACGAGATGATGAAGGTGGGCGAGCGCGCCAACACCCTGATGCGCCTCTTCAACTGCCGCGAGGGGTTCACCCCGGAGGACGACCTCCTGCCGAAGCGGCTCCACGAGGGCATCGGCAACGGCCCGCTCAAGGGCGAAAAGATCGACCCGGCCGAGTTCCTGGCGGCGCGCAGGCTCTATTACGAGATGGCGGGCTGGGACCCCGACACGGGCCGGCCCACCGCGGCCAAGCTCGCCGAACTGGGCCTGGACGAGGCGCTCGCCCGGTCCGCGGGAGCCTGA
- a CDS encoding pyridoxamine 5'-phosphate oxidase family protein, whose amino-acid sequence MLKRSQITMSGAELEAFLAQERVVTCATMGPNGRPHLMPLWYVADGTIITTWTFGKSQKVRNLERLPRATLQVEAGDRYVELRGAMLECDVELIRDLPAVTEIGLRLGVRYAAATGGTVPTEERRQLVARQAPKRIGLRFHPTRIVTWDHRKLGTGY is encoded by the coding sequence ATGCTGAAGCGATCGCAGATCACCATGTCCGGCGCCGAGCTGGAGGCCTTCCTCGCGCAGGAGCGCGTCGTCACCTGCGCCACCATGGGCCCCAACGGGCGCCCGCACCTCATGCCGCTCTGGTACGTCGCCGACGGCACGATCATCACCACCTGGACCTTCGGCAAGTCGCAGAAGGTGCGGAACCTCGAGCGGCTTCCGCGGGCGACGCTGCAGGTGGAGGCGGGCGACCGCTACGTCGAGCTGCGCGGCGCCATGCTCGAATGCGACGTGGAGCTGATCCGCGACCTCCCCGCCGTCACCGAGATCGGGCTGCGCCTCGGCGTCCGCTACGCCGCGGCCACGGGAGGCACTGTGCCGACGGAGGAGCGGCGACAGCTGGTCGCCAGGCAGGCGCCCAAGCGCATCGGCCTGCGCTTCCACCCGACCCGCATCGTCACCTGGGACCACCGCAAGCTCGGCACCGGGTACTGA
- a CDS encoding CoA transferase, whose translation MSSFPLALAGVRVIDLSRVIAGPWCGALLADLGADVIKIEDTGQGDESRTWPPYRDGEAAAYLLFNRNKRGMALDLKAPEGAQVVRDLARGADALVENFRTGTMESFGLGYEGLADINPRLIYCSVSAFGRTGPRKDSPGYEALMQAFSGIMSITGEPGGQPVRAGVSFLDLSTGILCALGISAALLQRQRTGLGQRVDASLLETAVSLLAFHAEGYLLTGALPRALGSGHPSLSPYRNFRCKDGQWIFIAAANDRFWQKLAHALGREDLAADPRFARNEQRVEHRAELEAILEDTIAGHEREPLLALLERADVPATPVNTVDQVMRDPQTVQSGIVQRARHPRLGEIPVVGTPLRFSRMAPGVRQAAPLRGEHTDEILAECGYAPERIQALRDRKVVL comes from the coding sequence ATGAGCTCCTTTCCGCTGGCGCTCGCGGGGGTCCGCGTCATCGATCTCTCGCGCGTCATCGCGGGCCCCTGGTGCGGGGCGCTGCTCGCCGATCTCGGCGCGGACGTGATCAAGATCGAGGACACGGGCCAGGGCGACGAGTCGCGCACCTGGCCGCCGTACCGGGACGGGGAGGCCGCGGCCTACCTCCTCTTCAACCGCAACAAGCGCGGGATGGCGCTGGACCTCAAGGCTCCCGAGGGGGCGCAGGTCGTCAGGGACCTCGCCCGCGGGGCCGATGCCCTCGTCGAGAACTTCCGCACCGGCACCATGGAGTCCTTCGGCCTCGGCTACGAGGGGCTCGCCGATATCAACCCGCGGCTCATCTACTGCTCCGTCTCGGCCTTCGGCCGGACCGGCCCCCGCAAGGACAGCCCCGGCTATGAGGCGCTGATGCAGGCCTTCAGCGGCATCATGTCCATCACCGGCGAGCCCGGCGGCCAGCCGGTGCGAGCCGGCGTCTCCTTCCTGGACCTCTCCACGGGGATCCTCTGCGCGCTGGGCATCTCGGCGGCGCTGCTCCAGCGCCAGCGCACCGGCCTCGGGCAGCGCGTGGACGCCTCCCTCCTCGAGACGGCCGTGAGCCTGCTGGCCTTCCACGCGGAGGGGTACCTGCTGACCGGGGCGCTGCCGCGCGCGCTCGGGTCCGGCCACCCGTCGCTCTCGCCCTACCGGAACTTCCGCTGCAAGGATGGCCAGTGGATCTTCATCGCCGCGGCTAACGACCGCTTCTGGCAGAAGCTCGCCCACGCGCTGGGCCGCGAGGACCTGGCCGCCGACCCGCGCTTCGCCCGGAACGAGCAGCGCGTCGAGCACCGCGCCGAGCTGGAGGCGATCCTCGAGGACACCATCGCCGGTCACGAGCGCGAGCCGCTGCTGGCGCTCCTCGAGCGGGCGGACGTGCCCGCGACGCCGGTGAACACCGTGGACCAGGTCATGCGCGATCCCCAGACCGTCCAGAGCGGCATCGTCCAGCGGGCGCGGCACCCGCGGCTGGGGGAGATCCCCGTGGTGGGAACGCCGCTCAGGTTCTCGCGGATGGCGCCCGGCGTGCGACAGGCCGCTCCGCTGCGCGGCGAGCACACCGACGAGATCCTGGCCGAGTGCGGCTACGCGCCGGAGCGCATCCAGGCCCTTCGCGACCGGAAGGTCGTCCTCTAG
- a CDS encoding peroxiredoxin encodes MDGGLKLGQKVPDFSLTTYEPARGDFGKLSLSEQLAKKRWTILFFYPADFTFVUATEFAALAEQHERFVRMGCDIVTVSTDTQFVHLAWQRDEKELAQVKYPMGADPTGKVSRMFGVYDEGTGLALRGTFIINPEGTLLNSEVNFYNMGRNIDELLRKFKANIYMAKKTNEACPSKWKDEGDKTLVNPGAKMVGRVHEALKG; translated from the coding sequence ATGGATGGGGGACTCAAGCTCGGCCAGAAGGTGCCGGACTTCTCGCTCACCACGTACGAACCGGCCAGGGGCGACTTCGGCAAGCTCAGCCTGTCGGAGCAGCTCGCCAAGAAGCGCTGGACCATCCTCTTCTTCTATCCGGCCGACTTCACGTTCGTCTGAGCGACCGAGTTCGCTGCTCTGGCAGAGCAGCACGAGCGGTTCGTCAGGATGGGGTGTGATATCGTCACGGTGAGCACGGACACCCAGTTCGTGCACCTGGCGTGGCAGCGGGACGAGAAGGAGCTGGCCCAGGTCAAGTACCCGATGGGCGCCGACCCCACGGGGAAGGTCTCGCGGATGTTCGGCGTCTACGACGAGGGCACGGGGCTGGCGCTCCGGGGGACGTTCATCATCAACCCCGAGGGTACGCTGCTCAACTCCGAGGTGAACTTCTACAACATGGGCCGCAACATCGACGAGCTGCTGCGGAAGTTCAAGGCCAACATCTACATGGCCAAGAAGACCAACGAGGCCTGTCCGTCCAAGTGGAAGGACGAGGGGGACAAGACGCTGGTCAACCCCGGCGCCAAGATGGTCGGCAGGGTCCACGAGGCGCTCAAGGGCTGA
- a CDS encoding DinB family protein, whose product MLTAAEFIKAGITQLHRSLDKATADLTPEQLHAVPGGHPGANTIAFEIWHLVRTEDNVVRFVIQNRRPTVWTEGGYAERLGLPPVAQGTGMPVAEAQALRIKDVPLFREYVRQVWASTDELFAGADPATLEKTVVVKPLGEMPAIRALGQVVLTHGLTHLGEIELIRTLVGTGPVVSV is encoded by the coding sequence ATGCTCACCGCCGCCGAGTTCATCAAGGCCGGGATCACGCAGCTTCACCGTTCGCTGGACAAGGCCACCGCCGACCTCACCCCGGAGCAGCTGCACGCGGTGCCGGGCGGCCACCCCGGGGCCAACACCATCGCCTTCGAGATCTGGCATCTCGTCCGCACGGAGGACAACGTGGTGCGCTTCGTGATCCAGAACCGGCGGCCCACTGTCTGGACCGAGGGCGGCTACGCCGAGCGGCTTGGCCTGCCGCCCGTGGCCCAGGGGACGGGCATGCCCGTGGCGGAGGCACAGGCCCTCCGCATCAAGGACGTCCCGCTGTTCAGGGAGTACGTGCGGCAGGTGTGGGCGAGCACTGACGAGCTGTTCGCCGGGGCCGATCCCGCGACGCTCGAGAAGACCGTGGTCGTCAAGCCGCTGGGGGAGATGCCCGCCATCCGCGCGCTGGGCCAGGTCGTGCTCACCCACGGGTTGACTCATCTGGGCGAGATCGAGCTGATCCGCACCCTCGTCGGCACGGGCCCCGTCGTCTCCGTCTAG
- a CDS encoding putative molybdenum carrier protein: protein MKEAWFITIVSGGQTGADRAALDWATAHGVPHGGWCPRGRLAEDGTIDSRYHLTETPDEHYSQRTEWNVRDSDGTVIFSVADELAGGSRSTAEFARQWSKPCLHLSRAATPNGAGERLRRFLREHGIRVLNIAGPRGSDEPEVGDFVKEILSEAFFSPEDP, encoded by the coding sequence ATGAAGGAAGCTTGGTTCATCACCATTGTGTCCGGGGGGCAGACGGGAGCGGATCGCGCCGCGCTCGACTGGGCCACCGCCCACGGCGTGCCTCACGGCGGCTGGTGCCCCCGCGGGCGGCTGGCCGAGGACGGCACGATCGACTCGCGCTACCACCTCACCGAGACGCCCGACGAGCACTACTCGCAGCGGACCGAGTGGAACGTCAGGGACTCGGACGGCACGGTCATCTTCTCCGTCGCCGATGAGCTGGCGGGCGGGTCCAGGAGCACCGCCGAGTTCGCCCGCCAGTGGAGCAAGCCCTGCCTGCATCTCTCCCGCGCCGCGACTCCGAACGGGGCCGGTGAGCGACTCCGGCGCTTCCTGAGAGAGCATGGCATCCGCGTCCTCAACATCGCCGGGCCGCGTGGCTCCGACGAGCCGGAGGTGGGCGACTTCGTCAAGGAGATCCTCTCGGAGGCGTTCTTCTCGCCCGAGGACCCCTGA